One window of the Pseudomonas knackmussii B13 genome contains the following:
- the rplQ gene encoding 50S ribosomal protein L17, with amino-acid sequence MRHRKSGRHLSRTSAHRKAMFQNMAVSLFEHELIKTTLPKAKELRRVAEPLITLAKVDNVANRRLAFDRTRSKEAVGKLFNDLGKRYANRPGGYLRILKCGFRAGDNAPMAYVELIDRPVAGQVEAAE; translated from the coding sequence ATGCGCCATCGTAAAAGTGGTCGTCACCTGAGCCGCACCAGCGCGCACCGCAAGGCTATGTTCCAGAACATGGCTGTGTCGCTCTTCGAACACGAACTGATCAAAACCACCCTGCCCAAGGCCAAGGAACTGCGTCGCGTTGCCGAGCCGCTGATCACCCTGGCCAAGGTCGACAACGTTGCCAACCGTCGTCTCGCTTTCGACCGTACCCGTTCGAAAGAAGCCGTAGGCAAGCTGTTCAACGACCTGGGCAAGCGCTACGCCAACCGTCCGGGCGGCTACCTGCGCATCCTGAAGTGCGGCTTCCGCGCCGGCGACAACGCCCCCATGGCGTACGTCGAGCTGATCGATCGTCCGGTTGCCGGTCAGGTCGAAGCGGCTGAATAA
- the ssb gene encoding single-stranded DNA-binding protein yields MARGVNKVILVGNVGGDPETRYLPNGNAVTNVTLATSESWKDKQTGQQQERTEWHRVVFFGRLAEIVAEYVRKGSQIYVEGSLRTRKWQGQDGQDKYTTEIVVDINGNMQLLGGRPGAGGDDAPRAPREPQQRPQQAPRPAPQQQAPAPQPAPDYDSFDDDIPF; encoded by the coding sequence ATGGCCCGTGGGGTTAACAAAGTCATTCTGGTTGGCAACGTCGGTGGTGACCCGGAAACCCGCTACCTGCCCAACGGCAATGCGGTGACCAACGTCACCCTGGCCACCAGCGAGAGCTGGAAGGACAAGCAGACCGGTCAGCAACAGGAACGCACCGAATGGCACCGCGTGGTGTTCTTCGGTCGCCTGGCGGAAATCGTCGCCGAGTACGTGCGCAAGGGTTCGCAGATCTACGTCGAAGGCAGCCTGCGTACCCGCAAGTGGCAGGGGCAGGACGGCCAGGACAAGTACACCACCGAGATCGTGGTAGACATCAACGGCAACATGCAACTGCTCGGCGGCCGTCCGGGCGCCGGTGGCGACGACGCCCCGCGCGCTCCGCGTGAGCCGCAGCAGCGTCCGCAACAGGCTCCGCGCCCGGCCCCGCAGCAGCAGGCTCCGGCCCCGCAGCCGGCTCCGGACTACGACAGCTTCGACGACGACATTCCGTTCTAA
- a CDS encoding DNA-directed RNA polymerase subunit alpha codes for MQSSVNEFLTPRHIDVQVVSQTRAKITLEPLERGFGHTLGNALRRILLSSMPGCAVVEAEIDGVLHEYSAIEGVQEDVIEILLNLKGLAIKLHGRDEVTLTLAKKGSGVVTAADIQLDHDVEIVNGDHVIAHLADNGALNMKLKVARGRGYEPADARSSDEDESRSIGRLQLDSSFSPVRRVAYVVENARVEQRTNLDKLVLDLETNGTLDPEEAIRRAATILQQQLAAFVDLKGDSEPVVEEQEDEIDPILLRPVDDLELTVRSANCLKAENIYYIGDLIQRTEVELLKTPNLGKKSLTEIKDVLASRGLSLGMRLDNWPPASLKKDDKATA; via the coding sequence ATGCAGAGTTCGGTAAATGAGTTCCTGACCCCCCGCCACATCGATGTGCAGGTGGTCAGCCAAACCCGCGCCAAGATCACTCTCGAGCCTCTCGAGCGTGGTTTCGGCCATACCCTGGGCAACGCGCTGCGTCGCATCCTGTTGTCCTCCATGCCCGGCTGTGCAGTGGTCGAGGCCGAGATCGACGGCGTACTCCACGAGTACTCCGCGATCGAAGGTGTGCAGGAAGATGTCATTGAAATCCTGCTCAACCTGAAAGGTCTGGCCATCAAGCTGCACGGCCGTGACGAAGTGACGCTGACCCTGGCGAAAAAGGGCTCGGGTGTGGTGACCGCTGCCGATATTCAGCTGGATCATGATGTCGAGATCGTCAACGGTGACCATGTTATCGCCCACCTGGCCGATAACGGTGCGCTGAACATGAAGCTGAAAGTCGCTCGTGGCCGTGGCTACGAGCCGGCTGATGCTCGTTCGAGCGATGAAGACGAAAGCCGTAGCATTGGCCGTCTGCAGCTCGATTCCTCGTTCAGCCCCGTACGTCGTGTTGCCTACGTGGTCGAGAACGCCCGTGTCGAACAGCGTACCAACCTGGACAAGCTGGTCCTCGATCTGGAAACCAACGGCACCCTGGACCCTGAAGAGGCTATCCGTCGCGCCGCTACCATCCTGCAACAGCAGCTGGCAGCGTTCGTGGACCTCAAGGGTGACAGCGAGCCTGTCGTTGAAGAGCAGGAAGACGAGATCGATCCGATCCTGCTGCGTCCGGTCGATGACCTGGAGCTGACCGTCCGTTCGGCCAACTGCCTGAAGGCGGAGAACATCTACTACATCGGTGACCTGATTCAGCGCACCGAAGTAGAGCTGTTGAAAACTCCGAACCTGGGCAAGAAGTCCCTGACCGAAATCAAGGACGTCCTGGCCTCTCGTGGTCTGTCCCTCGGTATGCGCCTCGATAACTGGCCGCCGGCAAGTCTCAAGAAAGACGACAAGGCTACTGCCTGA
- the cobJ gene encoding precorrin-3B C(17)-methyltransferase, which produces MNASPAIIILGASALATAKRLQALYPQARIHGLQGRVEGADELYQDFGDTLRALYRGNTPLIALCAAGIVIRSLAPLLQEKGAEPPVLAVAEDGSAVVPLLGGLAGVNRLARGIAAALEVAPAITTSGELRFGTCLLEPPAGYELADIEQGKRFVADLLGGESLRIEGEAPWLAEAKLPLAEDARRSVRVTCEARPAQRDELLIHPRCVLAEIEAPTGNLETLVHNALAAANLAPAALAALLAPREHMADVRLGEVARALGVPLRFIAEDVLPPVHSSQNGIRLRLADSPEQAAVIGRPRGRLSVIGLGPGAAEHMTPAVRRALDEAEDLLGYETYVKMAEPLRPEQVRHCTDNREEMQRARHAFELAASGRKVVVISSGDPGVFAMAAAVMEALHESDDPEWHNVELEVLPGVSAALAAAAKAGAPLGHDFCLISLSDNLKPWDIIEKRLAHAGLADLAMAFYNPISKARPWQLGRALEIVREHRAPETLVVLGRDIGRPAEALRVLTLGELQPEMVDMRTLVIIGSSLTRRFPRADGGDWVYTPRWYR; this is translated from the coding sequence ATGAACGCCTCCCCCGCCATCATCATCCTCGGCGCCAGCGCCCTGGCCACCGCGAAACGCCTGCAGGCGCTTTATCCACAGGCGCGCATCCACGGCCTGCAGGGCCGCGTCGAAGGCGCCGACGAGCTTTACCAGGACTTCGGCGACACCCTGCGTGCGCTCTACCGCGGCAACACCCCGCTCATCGCCCTGTGCGCCGCCGGCATCGTCATCCGCAGCCTGGCGCCACTGCTGCAGGAGAAAGGCGCCGAGCCGCCGGTACTGGCCGTCGCCGAGGACGGCAGCGCCGTGGTGCCGCTGCTCGGTGGCCTGGCCGGGGTGAACCGCCTGGCGCGCGGGATCGCCGCCGCACTGGAAGTGGCTCCCGCCATCACCACCAGCGGCGAGCTGCGCTTCGGCACCTGCCTGCTGGAGCCGCCCGCCGGCTACGAACTGGCCGATATCGAACAGGGCAAGCGCTTCGTCGCCGACCTGCTCGGCGGCGAAAGCCTGCGCATCGAAGGTGAAGCGCCCTGGCTGGCCGAAGCGAAGTTGCCGCTGGCCGAGGATGCCCGGCGCAGTGTGCGGGTGACTTGCGAGGCACGCCCGGCGCAGCGGGACGAACTGCTGATCCATCCGCGCTGCGTGCTCGCTGAAATCGAAGCGCCCACCGGCAATCTGGAAACGCTTGTCCACAACGCCCTGGCCGCCGCGAATCTCGCCCCGGCCGCCCTCGCCGCCCTGCTCGCCCCGCGCGAGCACATGGCCGATGTGCGCCTCGGTGAGGTCGCCCGGGCGCTCGGTGTACCGCTGCGCTTCATCGCCGAAGACGTATTACCGCCCGTGCATTCGAGCCAGAACGGCATCCGCCTGCGCCTCGCCGATTCCCCAGAGCAGGCCGCTGTCATCGGTCGTCCGCGCGGTCGCCTCAGCGTGATCGGCCTCGGTCCCGGCGCCGCCGAGCACATGACCCCGGCCGTGCGCCGCGCGCTGGATGAAGCCGAAGACCTGCTCGGCTACGAGACCTACGTGAAGATGGCCGAGCCGCTGCGCCCGGAGCAGGTGCGCCATTGCACCGACAACCGCGAGGAAATGCAGCGCGCCCGCCACGCCTTCGAACTGGCGGCGAGCGGACGCAAGGTGGTGGTGATCTCGTCCGGCGACCCCGGCGTGTTCGCCATGGCCGCAGCGGTGATGGAAGCGCTGCATGAAAGCGACGATCCGGAATGGCACAACGTCGAGCTGGAGGTGCTGCCCGGCGTCTCCGCCGCGCTTGCCGCGGCTGCCAAGGCCGGAGCGCCGCTGGGGCATGACTTCTGCCTGATCTCGCTGTCGGACAACCTCAAGCCCTGGGACATCATCGAGAAGCGCCTGGCCCACGCCGGCCTCGCCGACCTGGCAATGGCCTTCTACAACCCGATCTCGAAGGCGCGCCCCTGGCAGCTCGGCCGCGCCCTGGAAATCGTCCGCGAACACCGTGCGCCAGAAACCCTGGTGGTGCTCGGCCGCGATATCGGCCGCCCGGCCGAGGCGCTGCGGGTGCTGACCCTCGGCGAGCTGCAGCCGGAGATGGTCGACATGCGCACCCTGGTGATCATCGGTTCGTCACTGACCCGGCGCTTCCCCCGCGCCGACGGCGGCGACTGGGTGTATACGCCGCGCTGGTATCGCTGA
- the bfr gene encoding bacterioferritin: MQGHAEVIDYLNMLLAGELAARDQYFIHSRMYEDWGFSKLYERLNHEMEEETQHADALLRRILLLEGTPRMRPDEIHPGRTVPEMLEADLKLERQVRAALAKGIALCEQHRDFVSREILKAQLADTEEDHAYWLEQQLGLIAKMGLENYLQSQI; the protein is encoded by the coding sequence ATGCAAGGCCACGCGGAAGTAATCGACTATCTCAACATGCTGCTAGCAGGCGAGCTGGCCGCGCGCGACCAATATTTCATCCATTCGCGCATGTACGAGGACTGGGGCTTCAGCAAGCTTTACGAGCGCCTCAACCATGAGATGGAAGAGGAAACTCAGCACGCCGACGCGCTGCTCCGTCGCATCCTGCTGCTCGAGGGCACGCCCCGCATGCGTCCGGACGAAATTCATCCAGGTCGCACCGTGCCGGAAATGCTCGAGGCCGATCTCAAGCTGGAGCGCCAGGTGCGCGCCGCGTTGGCCAAAGGCATCGCGCTTTGCGAGCAGCATCGCGATTTCGTTTCCCGCGAGATTCTCAAGGCGCAGCTGGCCGACACCGAGGAAGACCACGCCTACTGGCTCGAGCAGCAGCTCGGTCTGATCGCCAAGATGGGGCTGGAGAACTACCTGCAGTCGCAGATCTGA
- the uvrA gene encoding excinuclease ABC subunit UvrA, which translates to MDKILIRGARTHNLKNIDLTLPRDKLIVITGLSGSGKSSLAFDTLYAEGQRRYVESLSAYARQFLSMMEKPDVDTIEGLSPAISIEQKSTSHNPRSTVGTITEIYDYLRLLYARVGIPRCPDHDIPLEAQTVSQMVDQVLALPEGRKLMLLAPVIRERKGEHLAVFEEMRAQGFVRARVNGKLYELDELPKLDKKLKHSIDVVVDRFKVRGDLQQRLAESFETAINLADGIALVAPMDDEEGEEIIFSARFACPICGHSISELEPKLFSFNNPAGACPTCDGLGVKQFFDARRVVNGELTLAEGAIRGWDRRNVYYFQMLGSLAAHFGFSLEEPFQDLPPEHQKFILNGSGRENVEFRYLNDRGDIVKRAHPFEGILPNLERRYRETESATVREELAKFLSTQPCPDCHGTRLRREARHVWVGDKTLPAVTSMPVGAACDYAEGLTLTGRRGEIAAKILKEIRERLQFLVNVGLDYLTLDRSADTLSGGEAQRIRLASQIGAGLVGVMYILDEPSIGLHQRDNERLLGTLTHLRNLGNTVIVVEHDEDAIRLADYVVDIGPGAGVHGGQIVAEGTPQEVMDHPDSVTGKYLSGRQKIVVPAERTPRNKKQLLKLKGARGNNLQNVNLEIPVGLFTCVTGVSGSGKSTLINNTLFPITATALNGATSLEVAPYETFDGLQHLDKVVDIDQSPIGRTPRSNPATYTGLFTPIRELFAGVPEARSRGYGPGRFSFNVKGGRCEACQGDGVIKVEMHFLPDIYVPCDVCKGKRYNRETLEIRYKGKSITEVLDMTIEDAREFFDAVPAIARKLQTLIDVGLSYIKLGQSATTLSGGEAQRVKLSRELSKRDTGKTLYILDEPTTGLHFADIQQLLDVLHRLRDHGNTVVVIEHNLDVIKTADWLVDLGPEGGSKGGQIIASGTPEQVAEMEQSHTGRFLKPLLERDRA; encoded by the coding sequence GTGGACAAGATCCTCATCCGTGGGGCACGTACCCACAACCTGAAGAACATCGACCTGACCCTGCCGCGCGACAAGCTGATCGTGATCACCGGCCTGTCCGGCTCCGGCAAGTCTTCCCTGGCCTTCGACACCCTCTACGCCGAAGGTCAGCGCCGTTACGTGGAATCCCTGTCGGCCTATGCCCGGCAGTTCCTCTCAATGATGGAAAAGCCCGACGTCGACACTATCGAAGGTCTGTCGCCGGCCATCTCCATCGAGCAGAAGTCGACGTCGCACAACCCGCGCTCCACCGTGGGCACCATCACCGAGATCTACGACTACCTGCGCCTGCTGTATGCGCGCGTCGGCATCCCCCGCTGCCCGGACCACGACATCCCGCTGGAGGCGCAGACCGTCAGCCAGATGGTCGACCAGGTTCTGGCGCTGCCCGAAGGCCGCAAGCTGATGCTGCTGGCCCCGGTGATCCGCGAGCGCAAGGGCGAGCACCTGGCGGTGTTCGAGGAAATGCGCGCGCAAGGCTTCGTCCGCGCCCGGGTCAACGGCAAGCTCTACGAGCTCGACGAGCTGCCCAAGCTGGACAAGAAGCTGAAGCACTCCATCGACGTCGTGGTCGACCGCTTCAAGGTCCGTGGCGACCTGCAGCAGCGCCTGGCCGAGTCCTTCGAGACGGCGATCAATCTCGCCGATGGCATCGCCCTCGTGGCACCGATGGACGACGAAGAAGGCGAAGAGATCATCTTCTCCGCCCGCTTCGCCTGCCCTATCTGCGGCCACTCGATCAGCGAGCTCGAACCCAAGCTGTTCTCCTTCAACAACCCGGCCGGCGCCTGCCCGACCTGCGATGGACTGGGCGTGAAGCAGTTCTTCGACGCGCGCCGGGTGGTGAATGGCGAGCTGACCCTGGCCGAGGGCGCCATCCGCGGCTGGGACAGGCGCAACGTCTATTACTTCCAGATGCTCGGCTCGCTGGCCGCACACTTCGGATTCAGCCTGGAGGAACCCTTCCAGGACCTGCCACCGGAGCACCAGAAATTCATCCTCAATGGCTCCGGCCGCGAAAATGTCGAGTTCCGCTACCTCAACGACCGCGGCGACATCGTCAAGCGCGCGCACCCCTTCGAGGGCATCCTGCCGAACCTGGAACGCCGCTACCGCGAAACCGAGTCGGCCACCGTGCGCGAGGAGCTGGCCAAGTTCCTCAGCACCCAGCCCTGCCCGGACTGCCACGGCACCCGCCTGCGCCGCGAGGCGCGCCACGTATGGGTCGGCGACAAGACCCTGCCGGCGGTCACCTCGATGCCGGTGGGCGCTGCCTGTGACTACGCCGAGGGGCTGACCCTGACCGGTCGCCGCGGCGAGATCGCCGCGAAGATCCTCAAGGAAATCCGCGAGCGCCTGCAGTTCCTGGTCAACGTGGGCCTCGACTACCTGACCCTGGACCGCAGCGCCGACACCCTGTCAGGCGGCGAAGCCCAGCGCATCCGCCTGGCCAGCCAGATCGGCGCCGGCCTGGTGGGCGTCATGTACATCCTCGACGAACCCTCCATCGGCCTGCACCAGCGCGACAACGAGCGCCTGCTGGGCACCCTCACCCACCTGCGCAACCTCGGCAACACGGTGATCGTGGTGGAGCACGACGAGGACGCCATCCGCCTCGCCGACTACGTGGTCGACATCGGCCCCGGCGCCGGCGTGCACGGCGGGCAGATCGTCGCCGAGGGCACGCCGCAGGAGGTCATGGACCATCCGGACTCGGTCACCGGCAAGTACCTCTCCGGACGCCAGAAGATCGTGGTGCCGGCCGAGCGCACGCCGCGCAACAAGAAGCAGCTGCTCAAGCTCAAGGGCGCGCGCGGCAACAACCTGCAGAACGTCAACCTGGAAATCCCGGTCGGCCTGTTCACCTGCGTGACCGGCGTGTCCGGCTCGGGCAAGTCGACGCTGATCAACAACACCCTGTTCCCGATCACCGCCACCGCGCTGAACGGCGCCACCAGCCTGGAGGTCGCACCCTACGAAACCTTCGATGGGCTGCAGCACCTGGACAAGGTGGTGGATATCGACCAGAGCCCGATCGGCCGCACACCGCGCTCGAACCCGGCGACCTACACCGGCCTGTTCACCCCGATCCGCGAGCTGTTCGCCGGCGTGCCGGAAGCCCGTTCGCGCGGCTACGGCCCGGGGCGCTTCTCGTTCAACGTCAAGGGCGGCCGCTGCGAGGCCTGCCAGGGCGACGGCGTGATCAAGGTGGAGATGCACTTCCTGCCGGACATCTACGTGCCCTGCGACGTCTGCAAGGGCAAGCGCTACAACCGCGAGACCCTGGAGATCCGCTACAAGGGCAAGAGCATCACCGAGGTACTCGACATGACCATCGAGGACGCCCGCGAGTTCTTCGACGCCGTCCCGGCCATCGCCCGCAAGCTGCAGACGCTGATCGACGTGGGCCTGTCGTACATCAAGCTGGGGCAGAGCGCGACCACCCTCTCCGGCGGCGAGGCGCAGCGGGTCAAGCTGTCCCGCGAGCTGTCCAAGCGCGATACCGGCAAGACCCTGTACATCCTCGACGAGCCGACCACCGGCCTGCACTTCGCGGACATCCAGCAACTGCTCGACGTACTGCACCGCCTGCGCGACCACGGCAACACCGTGGTAGTGATCGAGCACAACCTGGACGTGATCAAGACCGCCGACTGGCTGGTCGACCTCGGCCCCGAGGGGGGCTCCAAGGGCGGCCAGATCATCGCGAGCGGCACACCGGAACAGGTGGCGGAGATGGAGCAGTCGCACACCGGCCGCTTCCTCAAACCGCTGCTGGAACGCGATCGCGCCTGA
- the katG gene encoding catalase/peroxidase HPI, which produces MSNEAKCPFNHVAGGGTTNRDWWPNQLRVDLLNQHSNKSNPLGKKFNYAEEFKKLDYKALKADLVRLMTDSQDWWPADFGHYGPQMIRMAWHAAGTYRTTDGRGGGGRGQQRFAPLNSWPDNVNIDKTRRLLWPIKQKYGQQISWADLLLLAGNVALESMGFRTFGFGAGREDVWEPDQDVNWGAEIKWLGADPERVDAARDLTPPFGATHMGLIYVNPEGPNASGDYILAARDIRETFGRMAMDDEETVALIAGGHTFGKTHGAAPESHKGPEPEGAPIEAQGLGWISNFGSGHGKDTISSGLEVTWTKTPALWSNNFFENLFKFEWELTTSPAGAKQWIAKDAPEIIPDAHVPGKFHKPTMLTTDLTLRFDPEFGKISKRFLDDPQAFADAFARAWFKLIHRDLGPKARYLGPEVPKEDLLWQDPLPAATHNPSAADIADLKAKIAASGLSVGDLVSVAWASASTFRGGDKRGGANGARLALAPQKDWAVNQRAIKALPKLVDIQKASGKASLADVIVLAGNVGIEQAAKAAGVSVDVPFSAGRVDARQDQTDVDSFGVLEPVADGFRNYSKGKLGVPTEAMLIDKAQLLTLTAPEMTALVGGLRVLGANHDGSQHGVFTDKVGVLSNDFFVNLLDMGTEWKAVDSSGEVFEGKDRKTGKVKYTGTRNDLVFGSNSVLRAYAEVYASADGKQKLVEDFVAAWTKVMNLDRFDLA; this is translated from the coding sequence ATGTCGAATGAAGCAAAATGCCCGTTCAATCATGTCGCAGGTGGCGGCACCACTAACAGGGATTGGTGGCCCAACCAGCTTCGCGTGGATCTGCTCAACCAGCATTCGAACAAGTCCAACCCGCTCGGCAAGAAATTCAACTACGCCGAAGAATTCAAGAAGCTCGACTACAAGGCCCTGAAGGCCGACCTGGTCCGGCTGATGACCGACTCCCAGGACTGGTGGCCCGCCGACTTCGGCCACTACGGTCCGCAAATGATCCGGATGGCCTGGCACGCCGCCGGCACCTATCGCACCACTGATGGCCGTGGCGGCGGCGGTCGCGGCCAGCAGCGCTTCGCTCCGCTCAACTCCTGGCCGGACAACGTCAACATCGACAAAACTCGCCGTCTGCTCTGGCCGATCAAGCAGAAGTACGGCCAGCAAATTTCCTGGGCCGACCTTCTTTTGCTCGCCGGTAACGTCGCGCTCGAGTCCATGGGCTTCCGTACCTTCGGTTTCGGTGCTGGCCGCGAGGACGTGTGGGAACCGGACCAGGACGTGAACTGGGGCGCCGAGATCAAGTGGCTGGGCGCGGACCCCGAGCGCGTCGACGCCGCCCGTGATCTGACCCCGCCTTTCGGTGCCACCCACATGGGCCTGATCTACGTGAACCCCGAAGGCCCGAATGCCAGTGGCGACTACATCCTCGCTGCCCGCGATATCCGCGAAACCTTCGGCCGCATGGCCATGGACGACGAGGAAACCGTGGCCCTGATCGCCGGTGGCCACACCTTCGGCAAGACCCACGGCGCCGCGCCCGAGTCGCACAAGGGGCCGGAGCCGGAAGGCGCGCCTATCGAAGCCCAAGGTCTCGGCTGGATCAGCAACTTCGGCAGCGGCCACGGCAAGGACACCATTTCCAGCGGCCTCGAAGTCACCTGGACCAAGACCCCGGCGCTGTGGAGCAACAACTTCTTCGAGAACCTGTTCAAGTTCGAGTGGGAACTGACCACCTCGCCGGCAGGTGCGAAGCAGTGGATCGCCAAGGACGCGCCGGAAATCATTCCGGATGCGCATGTCCCTGGCAAATTCCACAAGCCGACCATGCTGACCACCGACCTGACCCTGCGTTTCGATCCCGAGTTCGGCAAGATCTCCAAGCGCTTCCTCGACGATCCGCAGGCTTTCGCCGACGCCTTCGCCCGCGCCTGGTTCAAGTTGATCCACCGCGACCTGGGCCCGAAAGCACGCTACCTCGGCCCGGAAGTGCCGAAGGAAGACCTGCTCTGGCAAGACCCGCTGCCGGCGGCCACGCACAATCCGAGCGCTGCCGATATCGCTGATCTGAAGGCGAAGATCGCTGCCTCCGGGCTGTCGGTTGGCGACCTGGTTTCGGTAGCCTGGGCCTCGGCTTCGACCTTCCGCGGTGGCGACAAGCGCGGCGGCGCCAACGGCGCGCGCCTGGCTCTGGCGCCGCAGAAGGACTGGGCGGTCAACCAACGTGCCATCAAGGCGCTGCCCAAGCTGGTGGATATCCAGAAAGCATCTGGCAAGGCGTCGCTGGCCGACGTCATCGTACTGGCCGGTAACGTGGGTATCGAGCAGGCCGCCAAGGCTGCCGGCGTAAGTGTGGACGTGCCGTTCAGCGCGGGCCGTGTCGATGCTCGCCAAGACCAGACCGACGTCGACTCCTTCGGCGTGCTGGAGCCGGTTGCCGATGGCTTCCGCAACTACAGCAAGGGCAAGCTCGGTGTTCCTACCGAGGCCATGCTGATCGACAAAGCGCAATTGCTTACGCTGACTGCGCCCGAGATGACCGCGCTGGTGGGTGGCCTGCGGGTGCTGGGAGCCAACCACGACGGCAGCCAGCACGGCGTGTTCACCGACAAGGTCGGCGTGCTAAGCAATGACTTCTTCGTCAACCTGCTGGACATGGGCACCGAGTGGAAGGCTGTGGACAGCTCTGGCGAAGTCTTCGAGGGCAAGGACCGCAAGACCGGGAAGGTAAAGTACACCGGGACCCGCAACGACCTGGTGTTCGGCTCCAACTCGGTGCTGCGCGCCTACGCCGAGGTGTATGCCAGTGCCGACGGCAAGCAGAAGCTGGTGGAGGACTTCGTCGCCGCCTGGACCAAGGTGATGAACCTGGACCGTTTCGACCTGGCCTGA
- a CDS encoding MFS transporter yields the protein MQDTHTERMSGTETRAAMGLSLVFAFRMLGMFMVLPVLATYGQDLAGSTPALIGLAIGAYGLTQAILQIPLGTLSDRIGRRPIIVVGLLIFAAGAALAANADSIWGIIAGRVLQGAGAISAAVMAMLSDLTREQHRTKAMAMIGMSIGLSFAVAMVAGPVLTHLFGLHGLFWFTSGMALVGLLIILFVVPTPDHRMQHRESSVAKQSLVPTLKNPELLRLDVGILVLHAILMASFVALPLALVERAGLPKEEHWWVYLTALLVGFFGMVPFIIYAEKKRQMKRVLSGAVATLLLCELYFWEFGYSLRELVFGIVVYFTAFNLLEASLPSLVSKVSPAGGKGTAMGVYSTSQFLGAAVGGILGGWMFQHGGLDGVFIGCAVLAALWLAIAVTMREPPYVTSIRLPLSEEALRDAELAQRFKALPGVADVMVVAEEGAAYVKVDTQQVDRMSLERLAQAAPVAC from the coding sequence ATGCAAGACACCCACACCGAGCGCATGAGCGGCACCGAAACCCGCGCCGCCATGGGCCTGTCCCTGGTCTTCGCGTTTCGCATGCTCGGCATGTTCATGGTCCTGCCAGTCCTGGCCACCTATGGTCAGGACCTCGCCGGCTCGACCCCGGCACTGATCGGCCTGGCCATCGGCGCCTATGGCCTGACCCAGGCGATCCTGCAGATTCCGCTGGGCACCCTGTCCGACCGCATCGGCCGCCGGCCGATCATCGTCGTCGGGCTGCTGATTTTTGCCGCCGGCGCTGCGCTGGCGGCCAACGCCGATTCCATCTGGGGCATCATCGCCGGCCGCGTGCTGCAGGGCGCCGGGGCGATCTCCGCGGCGGTCATGGCCATGCTTTCGGACCTGACCCGCGAACAGCACCGCACCAAGGCCATGGCCATGATCGGCATGAGCATCGGCCTGTCGTTCGCCGTTGCCATGGTCGCCGGTCCTGTGCTGACCCACCTGTTCGGCCTGCACGGGCTGTTCTGGTTCACCTCCGGCATGGCGCTGGTGGGGCTGCTGATCATCCTCTTCGTGGTGCCGACGCCCGACCATCGCATGCAGCACCGTGAATCCAGCGTGGCCAAGCAGTCGCTGGTGCCGACCCTGAAGAACCCCGAGCTGCTGCGCCTGGACGTCGGCATCCTGGTCCTGCACGCAATCCTCATGGCCAGCTTCGTGGCCCTGCCGCTGGCGCTGGTCGAGCGCGCCGGCCTGCCCAAGGAAGAGCACTGGTGGGTCTACCTGACCGCGCTGCTGGTGGGGTTCTTCGGCATGGTCCCGTTCATCATCTATGCCGAGAAGAAGCGCCAGATGAAGCGCGTGCTCAGTGGCGCGGTAGCGACCCTGCTGCTCTGCGAGCTGTACTTCTGGGAGTTCGGCTACAGCCTCCGGGAGCTGGTGTTCGGCATCGTCGTCTACTTCACCGCCTTCAACCTGCTGGAGGCCTCGCTGCCGTCGCTGGTGAGCAAGGTGTCGCCGGCCGGCGGTAAAGGCACGGCGATGGGCGTGTACTCCACCAGCCAGTTCCTCGGCGCAGCCGTGGGCGGCATTCTCGGCGGCTGGATGTTCCAGCACGGTGGCCTTGACGGGGTGTTCATCGGCTGCGCGGTGCTGGCTGCCCTCTGGTTGGCGATTGCTGTTACCATGCGCGAACCGCCTTACGTGACCAGCATCCGCCTGCCCCTCTCGGAGGAGGCCTTGCGCGACGCAGAGCTGGCACAGCGATTCAAGGCACTGCCCGGTGTGGCAGATGTGATGGTGGTCGCCGAGGAAGGCGCCGCCTATGTCAAAGTGGATACCCAACAAGTCGATCGCATGTCCCTCGAGCGTCTGGCGCAAGCCGCGCCGGTGGCGTGCTGA